A stretch of the Chitinophaga sp. Cy-1792 genome encodes the following:
- the hemH gene encoding ferrochelatase: protein MVNKSEVGIVLMNLGSPDSTSVPDVKRYLMEFLMDKRVIDYSWLMRKLLVGGVIVPRRAPKSAEAYQSIWWEEGSPLIVLTKQLQKAVQHDMEVPVEIAMRYGNPTPEAAYDKLLQDNPNLKEVILLPLYPHYAMSSYETAAEYAKEIYRKKKYKFKLSVIPPFYDEPDYINAIAESMRPYLQHENDYDYVLFSYHGVPVRHIKKGDITGKHCLQVNDCCHVKSPAHEFCYRHQVTITAELVAEKLGLPKDKWGISFQSRLGKEEWIQPYTAARFEQLPQEGKKKLLVVCPAFVSDCLETLEEIAVEGKHSFISSGGDSFTMIPCLNVHPLWVKAIVKYCSQIIAD from the coding sequence ATGGTTAATAAATCTGAAGTTGGAATTGTACTGATGAACCTGGGCTCGCCGGATTCTACATCCGTACCTGATGTAAAGCGATATCTGATGGAGTTCCTCATGGATAAACGTGTGATCGATTATTCATGGTTGATGCGTAAACTCCTGGTAGGAGGTGTGATTGTTCCCCGCCGCGCGCCTAAATCGGCAGAGGCTTATCAGTCTATCTGGTGGGAGGAAGGTTCTCCGCTTATCGTGTTGACAAAACAACTTCAAAAGGCGGTACAGCATGATATGGAAGTACCTGTGGAGATAGCCATGAGATATGGCAACCCCACTCCCGAAGCTGCCTACGATAAGTTATTACAGGATAATCCTAACCTGAAAGAGGTGATATTGCTCCCGCTGTATCCGCATTATGCCATGTCATCTTACGAAACAGCAGCAGAATACGCGAAAGAAATCTACCGTAAGAAAAAATATAAATTCAAACTCTCTGTTATTCCTCCTTTCTATGATGAGCCGGATTATATCAATGCCATCGCAGAAAGCATGCGTCCTTACCTGCAGCATGAAAATGACTATGATTATGTGCTTTTCAGCTACCATGGCGTGCCGGTAAGGCATATCAAAAAGGGAGATATTACAGGCAAACATTGCTTACAGGTGAATGACTGCTGTCATGTGAAATCGCCTGCACATGAGTTCTGTTATCGTCACCAGGTTACGATTACCGCTGAACTGGTGGCAGAGAAACTCGGCTTACCTAAAGATAAGTGGGGCATTTCCTTCCAGTCGCGCCTGGGTAAGGAAGAATGGATACAGCCTTATACAGCAGCACGTTTCGAGCAGCTGCCACAGGAAGGAAAGAAGAAGTTGCTGGTTGTTTGTCCGGCTTTCGTATCCGACTGCCTGGAAACCCTTGAAGAGATTGCAGTTGAGGGTAAGCATAGTTTTATCAGCAGCGGAGGCGACAGCTTCACCATGATTCCTTGTCTGAACGTACATCCGTTATGGGTAAAGGCTATTGTGAAGTATTGTTCCCAGATTATAGCAGATTAG
- a CDS encoding Re/Si-specific NAD(P)(+) transhydrogenase subunit alpha — protein sequence MILGILKEKNRETRVSLVPETVKQLQQLSVTVWVEQGAGAGAFYEDDLYLQAGAHVTSAAAILEQADIICTLHPPQEDALTQIPPGKVLIGMLQPLNNLSATEQWASRQITTFSLDAIPRTTRAQSMDVLSSQANIAGYKAVLLAAYSYSRYFPMFMTAAGSIAPAKVLILGAGVAGLQAIATARRLGAVVEVFDTRPAVKEEVMSLGARFIEVDGAADASAAGGYAVEQTAEYQQKQQQRIKESIAKADIIITTAQIPGKKAPVLVTTDMLDNMRAGGVIVDMAAATGGNTAVTQNEATIVYKGITIIGDSNLAATMPADASKLYAKNLFNFLKLILTKEGNLDLNFADDIVAGACITHQGEVISQRVKALLQPA from the coding sequence ATGATTCTAGGAATTCTAAAGGAAAAAAACCGGGAAACCCGTGTTTCATTAGTTCCGGAAACAGTGAAACAATTGCAGCAGCTATCGGTAACCGTGTGGGTGGAACAGGGAGCCGGGGCAGGCGCCTTCTATGAAGATGATCTTTACCTCCAGGCTGGCGCACACGTTACTTCTGCAGCCGCTATTCTCGAACAGGCAGACATTATCTGTACCCTGCATCCCCCGCAGGAAGACGCGCTGACGCAAATCCCGCCGGGAAAGGTACTCATAGGAATGTTACAACCCCTGAACAACCTCTCCGCCACTGAGCAATGGGCATCGCGGCAGATCACCACTTTCAGCCTGGATGCCATCCCACGCACTACCCGCGCACAAAGCATGGACGTACTCAGCTCTCAGGCCAATATTGCCGGTTATAAGGCCGTATTGCTGGCTGCGTATAGCTATAGCCGTTATTTCCCCATGTTCATGACTGCCGCCGGCAGTATCGCCCCCGCGAAGGTGCTGATATTAGGTGCAGGCGTGGCCGGATTACAGGCTATTGCCACCGCACGCAGACTGGGAGCTGTGGTAGAAGTATTTGATACCCGCCCGGCTGTGAAGGAAGAAGTGATGAGCCTGGGCGCCAGATTTATAGAGGTAGACGGGGCCGCAGATGCATCTGCAGCGGGTGGTTATGCCGTAGAGCAGACCGCCGAATACCAGCAAAAGCAGCAGCAACGCATTAAAGAAAGTATCGCTAAAGCAGATATCATCATCACCACGGCCCAGATCCCGGGAAAAAAAGCGCCGGTGCTGGTAACAACAGATATGCTCGATAATATGCGTGCCGGCGGTGTGATCGTGGATATGGCAGCAGCTACAGGTGGCAATACTGCCGTCACCCAAAACGAAGCTACCATTGTCTATAAAGGAATCACCATTATCGGCGATTCCAACCTGGCAGCAACCATGCCGGCAGATGCCAGCAAACTATACGCAAAGAACCTGTTTAACTTCCTGAAACTTATACTGACAAAAGAAGGAAACCTGGACCTCAACTTCGCAGATGATATCGTGGCAGGTGCCTGTATCACCCATCAGGGCGAAGTGATCAGCCAGCGTGTGAAAGCCCTCCTGCAGCCAGCCTGA
- a CDS encoding NAD(P)(+) transhydrogenase (Re/Si-specific) subunit beta codes for MPGILSIIYLIGSVTFILGLKMLSKPDTARKGNLVAAFGMTLAIVGTIFLYKSEGEPLHNFGWIFAALAIGSVIGVMAAKKVKMTSMPEMVSMFNGMGGACAALISLVEFNHLVSPHKAIQEIAANAASNISDLLGTSGKDFMEQRDLLQSLFHVDYRGTLLVILLGLIIGTVSFAGSVIAWGKLNGRIKDFAFSGQHIVNMVVLGVIFILAVILVLDVNNTLPLWAHENASATKMNMMFYAILLLALVYGVLFVLPIGGADMPVVISLLNSFTGVAAACGGFLYDNPVMLTGGILVGSAGTILTILMCKAMNRSLKNVLIGSFGGAKTGSSGTKEQGQYKEISLSDAAVVLAYANKVMIVPGYGLAVAQAQHVCHELEKLLEDKGVEVKYAIHPVAGRMPGHMNVLLAEADVSYDKLLEMEDANAELPTTDAVLVLGANDVVNPAAKTDPGSPIYGMPVLEVEFAKTVIVNKRSMKPGYAGIENDLFFQPKTAMLFGDAKQVLQQLTGEIKQV; via the coding sequence ATGCCTGGCATTTTATCAATCATTTATCTCATCGGCTCTGTTACGTTCATATTAGGGTTGAAGATGTTGAGTAAGCCGGATACCGCCCGCAAAGGTAATCTGGTAGCAGCTTTTGGTATGACACTGGCCATTGTCGGAACGATCTTTCTCTATAAATCAGAAGGCGAACCCCTGCATAATTTCGGCTGGATATTCGCCGCACTGGCCATCGGTAGCGTCATCGGCGTAATGGCCGCAAAGAAAGTGAAGATGACCTCCATGCCTGAAATGGTGAGCATGTTCAACGGCATGGGAGGCGCCTGCGCCGCCCTTATTTCCCTGGTAGAATTCAATCACCTGGTATCGCCACATAAAGCCATACAGGAGATTGCAGCCAATGCAGCCAGTAATATCAGCGACCTGCTGGGTACCAGCGGTAAAGACTTCATGGAGCAGCGCGATCTGCTGCAATCCCTCTTCCACGTGGATTACAGGGGAACGTTGCTCGTTATCCTGCTGGGACTCATCATTGGCACTGTTTCCTTTGCCGGCAGCGTTATCGCCTGGGGTAAACTGAACGGGCGCATTAAAGATTTCGCATTTTCCGGCCAGCATATCGTAAACATGGTTGTGCTGGGCGTGATCTTCATACTGGCGGTGATCCTGGTGTTAGATGTCAACAACACGCTGCCACTATGGGCACACGAAAATGCTTCGGCAACGAAAATGAACATGATGTTCTATGCCATACTGCTACTGGCGTTGGTATATGGCGTATTGTTTGTACTGCCGATAGGTGGTGCTGATATGCCAGTGGTAATTTCCCTGCTCAACTCCTTTACCGGCGTGGCGGCTGCCTGCGGCGGCTTCCTGTACGATAACCCGGTAATGCTCACCGGTGGTATCCTCGTGGGTTCTGCCGGTACTATACTGACTATCCTGATGTGTAAAGCCATGAACCGCAGCCTGAAAAATGTACTGATAGGCTCTTTTGGCGGCGCTAAAACGGGTAGCAGTGGCACTAAGGAACAGGGACAATACAAAGAGATTTCGCTTTCCGATGCTGCCGTGGTACTGGCATACGCCAATAAGGTGATGATAGTACCGGGTTATGGACTAGCGGTAGCACAGGCACAACATGTTTGTCATGAACTGGAGAAGTTGCTGGAAGATAAAGGCGTAGAAGTAAAATACGCCATACATCCTGTGGCCGGCCGTATGCCCGGACACATGAACGTATTGCTCGCAGAAGCAGATGTTTCCTATGATAAACTGCTGGAAATGGAAGATGCCAATGCAGAACTACCAACTACAGATGCCGTGCTGGTGCTGGGCGCCAACGACGTGGTGAACCCTGCCGCCAAAACAGATCCTGGCAGTCCGATATACGGCATGCCTGTGCTGGAAGTGGAATTCGCCAAAACAGTGATCGTTAATAAGCGTAGTATGAAACCCGGCTACGCAGGTATAGAAAATGATCTTTTCTTTCAACCCAAAACAGCTATGCTTTTCGGAGACGCCAAACAGGTATTGCAACAGCTTACAGGCGAAATAAAGCAGGTCTGA
- a CDS encoding RNA methyltransferase, with protein MSSLPIELINSLEGLPGFDRESFLRVHAAAEKITSLRLNTQKLITPEKQAQVLHALSASGTTNVPWSSTGYYLPQRPSFTMDPFFHAGAYYVQEASSMFVEQALRQTTDLTKSLRVLDLCAAPGGKSTLLQSLISEDSLLVANEVIKPRAALLADNITKWGSANVVVTNNDPRDFAKLPGYFDVMMIDAPCSGSGLFRRDPELVTEWSPENVALCSQRQQRILADALPSLKEGGVVIYSTCSFSRAEDEDILDWLSDHFELENVPLMLNSDWHIVTAVSAKRNCTGYRFYPDQLKGEGFFIACFRKRSTEQARRFKEQKNTFLSAKEKVKLSPWISSPEKYEYLLHQDDVLILPPILAGDIALLQQQLYIRKAGIKAGQLGPKELIPDHQLAAGTVVSANIPAVNLSLSEALLYLRKEDPGVRPDVKGWALMRYEDMNLGWAKILPNRINNYYPKELRILKEISGL; from the coding sequence TTGTCATCATTACCCATCGAACTTATAAACTCATTGGAAGGACTTCCCGGCTTTGACCGGGAGTCTTTCCTGCGTGTGCATGCCGCTGCGGAGAAAATCACTTCTTTACGTCTAAATACGCAGAAATTAATCACCCCTGAAAAGCAGGCACAGGTGCTGCATGCATTATCTGCCAGCGGTACCACCAATGTACCCTGGAGTAGCACGGGTTATTACCTGCCACAGCGTCCTTCGTTTACGATGGACCCATTTTTTCATGCAGGCGCCTATTACGTGCAGGAAGCATCTTCCATGTTCGTAGAGCAGGCATTGCGACAAACGACAGACCTGACGAAATCCTTGCGTGTATTGGATTTGTGCGCTGCTCCGGGAGGGAAATCCACGCTGTTGCAATCGCTGATCAGTGAAGATAGCTTACTGGTGGCCAATGAAGTGATTAAGCCCAGGGCGGCGCTGCTGGCTGATAATATTACCAAGTGGGGAAGTGCAAACGTAGTGGTAACAAACAACGATCCACGTGATTTTGCAAAGCTGCCGGGATATTTTGATGTGATGATGATTGATGCGCCCTGCTCCGGTTCCGGCTTGTTTCGTCGTGACCCCGAACTGGTCACGGAATGGTCCCCTGAAAATGTGGCCCTCTGTAGCCAGCGCCAACAGCGTATTCTGGCGGATGCCTTGCCGTCATTAAAAGAAGGTGGTGTCGTAATTTATTCTACCTGTTCTTTTTCCAGGGCAGAAGATGAAGATATTCTGGACTGGCTGTCAGATCATTTCGAGCTGGAAAATGTTCCCCTGATGCTAAACAGCGACTGGCACATTGTTACAGCTGTGTCGGCTAAACGAAATTGCACAGGTTATCGTTTTTATCCTGATCAGCTGAAAGGAGAAGGATTTTTTATTGCCTGCTTCAGAAAGAGAAGCACAGAGCAGGCGCGGAGGTTTAAGGAGCAGAAAAACACATTCCTCTCTGCAAAGGAAAAAGTAAAATTATCTCCCTGGATATCATCTCCCGAAAAATATGAATACCTGTTACACCAGGATGATGTGTTGATTTTACCACCAATTTTAGCGGGAGATATAGCATTGTTACAGCAACAGTTGTATATTCGCAAGGCAGGCATAAAAGCTGGTCAGCTCGGACCGAAAGAATTGATCCCTGATCATCAGCTGGCTGCCGGCACAGTGGTATCTGCCAACATACCTGCTGTTAATCTGAGCCTGTCAGAAGCTTTGTTATATCTGCGTAAAGAAGATCCGGGAGTTCGTCCGGACGTGAAAGGTTGGGCATTGATGCGTTACGAAGATATGAACCTGGGATGGGCGAAAATCCTGCCTAACAGGATAAATAATTACTATCCGAAAGAACTCCGCATCCTGAAAGAAATATCCGGATTATAA
- the hemG gene encoding protoporphyrinogen oxidase, translated as MPQQPVIIVGAGISGLSIAYELQQRNIPYVVLEAGNHGGGTVKSLHVNGFELDAGPNSIAASPEMMEYLQQLGLGNDILIASAAGKNRFLVRNRQLHAVSPHPFKIIGSKFIGGASKWKLFTERFRKSTPPAGEETVTAFVTRRFSSEIAAYVFEPILSGIYAGDPDRLSIAEVLPMLPRWEREYGSITKGVMKEKGAMGGRKIISLKGGNATLTNTLQQKLHTPVRFNAAVNAVQSATDGYTVSYIENGIAGQLHASQVIFTSPAYSTGVVISKLDAAVAKLLQQVEYPEMGVLHVGYDASAIANPVNGFGFLVPHAEQLHFLGVINNTAIFPTKAPEGKVLFTIFTGGARQQHYLQQYDHAVLQQKILKELGELLGISAAPVMQHFEVWPKAIPQLNVGHEKLRAAVTGFEKTHPGIHIAGNYLHGVAVPALIKYASELADTIAKN; from the coding sequence ATGCCACAGCAACCCGTAATTATAGTTGGAGCCGGTATTTCCGGTTTAAGTATTGCCTATGAACTGCAACAGCGAAACATTCCTTATGTAGTGCTGGAAGCAGGCAATCATGGCGGCGGAACAGTAAAATCCTTACATGTCAACGGATTTGAGCTGGACGCGGGCCCCAATTCTATTGCGGCATCGCCGGAAATGATGGAATATTTACAGCAACTGGGACTAGGCAACGATATCCTGATCGCTTCAGCGGCAGGAAAGAACAGGTTCCTCGTTCGCAACAGGCAACTGCACGCCGTTTCACCACATCCTTTTAAAATTATCGGTTCTAAATTTATTGGCGGGGCCTCCAAATGGAAGCTGTTTACCGAACGTTTCCGTAAATCCACGCCACCAGCGGGAGAAGAAACCGTTACCGCCTTCGTTACCCGCCGCTTCAGCAGCGAAATAGCGGCGTATGTCTTTGAACCGATATTATCTGGTATCTATGCCGGAGATCCCGACAGACTAAGCATTGCAGAGGTGCTGCCTATGCTGCCCCGCTGGGAAAGGGAATATGGCAGTATCACCAAAGGAGTGATGAAAGAAAAAGGCGCCATGGGCGGCCGTAAGATCATCAGCCTCAAAGGTGGTAATGCCACCTTAACGAATACACTTCAACAAAAACTACATACACCGGTACGCTTCAATGCGGCCGTCAATGCCGTACAATCTGCCACAGATGGATACACGGTGTCTTACATCGAAAACGGCATCGCTGGTCAGTTACATGCCAGCCAGGTGATATTCACCAGTCCGGCGTATAGCACCGGCGTCGTGATCAGTAAGCTGGATGCCGCTGTGGCAAAGCTTTTACAGCAGGTAGAATATCCGGAAATGGGTGTGTTGCATGTAGGATATGATGCCAGTGCCATTGCAAACCCGGTAAACGGATTTGGTTTCCTGGTGCCACATGCCGAGCAGCTGCATTTCCTTGGTGTGATTAACAACACCGCTATTTTCCCTACCAAAGCACCTGAAGGAAAGGTGTTGTTTACCATCTTTACGGGCGGAGCCAGGCAGCAACATTACCTGCAGCAATATGATCATGCTGTGCTGCAACAGAAGATACTGAAGGAGCTGGGAGAGTTGCTGGGCATCAGCGCAGCCCCTGTGATGCAGCATTTTGAAGTATGGCCAAAGGCAATTCCACAGCTAAACGTAGGTCATGAAAAACTTCGTGCAGCCGTGACCGGTTTTGAAAAAACGCATCCGGGTATCCATATTGCCGGTAATTACCTGCATGGAGTGGCCGTTCCGGCATTGATAAAATACGCGTCAGAACTGGCTGACACCATCGCTAAAAATTAA
- a CDS encoding NAD(P) transhydrogenase subunit alpha, with amino-acid sequence MVQVISFIQQHIQMIYVVILSIFLGIEVISRVPSVLHTPLMSGANAIHGVVIIGAIIVMGKAEPGNYLALILGFLAVILGTVNVVGGFVVTDRMLEMFKNKKEKK; translated from the coding sequence ATGGTACAGGTAATCTCATTTATTCAGCAGCATATTCAGATGATATATGTTGTGATATTGTCCATTTTTCTGGGGATAGAAGTCATTTCCAGGGTGCCTTCCGTATTACATACCCCGTTGATGAGTGGCGCCAATGCCATTCATGGTGTGGTAATCATCGGCGCCATCATCGTGATGGGAAAGGCTGAGCCTGGAAACTACCTTGCCCTGATACTCGGCTTCCTGGCAGTAATCCTGGGTACGGTCAATGTGGTAGGTGGTTTTGTGGTGACAGACCGTATGCTGGAGATGTTTAAAAACAAGAAGGAGAAAAAATAA